The following proteins are co-located in the Streptomyces bottropensis ATCC 25435 genome:
- the pcaC gene encoding 4-carboxymuconolactone decarboxylase, which translates to MSETQTPALQYRFDGPDDAPVLILGPSLGTTWHMWDRQVPELAKQWRIFRFDLPGHGGAPAYPGGSVTELAARLLATLDAVGVQRFGYAGCALGGAIGAELALRHPERLASLALIAASPRFGTADEFRQRGVIVRTNGLDPIARTSPDRWFTGGFAAAQPAITEWAVQMVRTTDPGCYIAACEALASFDVRAELGRIGVPTLVLVGSDDQVTGPAEARTLVAGIPDARLAVVPGASHLVPVEQPAAVTDLLVRHFSTAWQPAYDSTTGQVAVPATAVKPALAAVPPQAGPVAAIAPAAAQPEALGRPDPYDAGLKVRREVLGDAHVDRALATADEFSGDFQEFITRYAWGEIWDRPGLDRRSRSCVTLTALVAGGHLDELAFHTRAALRNGLTPDEIKEVLLQAAVYCGVPAANSAFRVAQQVIREETTPDE; encoded by the coding sequence GTGAGTGAGACGCAGACCCCCGCCCTCCAGTACCGGTTCGACGGGCCGGACGACGCCCCGGTCCTGATCCTCGGACCCTCGCTCGGCACGACCTGGCACATGTGGGACCGGCAGGTCCCCGAACTGGCCAAGCAGTGGCGGATCTTCCGCTTCGACCTGCCTGGCCACGGCGGTGCCCCCGCGTACCCCGGCGGCTCGGTCACCGAGCTGGCCGCCCGGCTGCTGGCCACCCTCGACGCCGTCGGGGTGCAGCGCTTCGGCTACGCGGGCTGCGCGCTGGGCGGTGCCATCGGGGCCGAGCTGGCGCTGCGCCACCCCGAGCGCCTCGCCTCGCTCGCGCTGATCGCCGCCTCGCCCCGCTTCGGCACGGCCGACGAGTTCCGGCAGCGCGGAGTGATCGTCCGGACGAACGGCCTCGACCCGATCGCCCGTACGTCCCCGGACCGCTGGTTCACCGGCGGGTTCGCGGCGGCGCAGCCCGCGATCACCGAGTGGGCGGTGCAGATGGTCCGCACCACCGACCCCGGCTGCTACATCGCCGCCTGCGAGGCGCTCGCCTCCTTCGACGTGCGCGCCGAACTCGGCCGCATCGGCGTCCCCACCCTCGTCCTCGTCGGCTCCGACGACCAGGTCACCGGCCCCGCCGAGGCCCGCACGCTCGTCGCGGGCATCCCGGACGCCCGCCTCGCCGTCGTCCCCGGCGCCTCGCACCTCGTCCCGGTCGAGCAGCCCGCCGCCGTCACCGACCTCCTGGTCCGGCACTTCTCCACGGCCTGGCAGCCCGCCTACGACTCCACCACCGGCCAGGTCGCCGTCCCGGCGACCGCGGTCAAGCCGGCCCTGGCCGCCGTGCCGCCGCAGGCGGGGCCGGTCGCCGCGATCGCCCCGGCCGCCGCCCAGCCCGAGGCGCTGGGCAGACCCGACCCGTACGACGCCGGGCTCAAGGTCCGCCGCGAGGTCCTCGGGGACGCGCACGTCGACCGGGCGCTGGCCACGGCGGACGAGTTCTCCGGCGACTTCCAGGAGTTCATCACCCGCTACGCCTGGGGCGAGATCTGGGACCGGCCCGGTCTCGACCGTCGCTCCCGCAGCTGCGTCACGCTGACCGCGCTCGTCGCCGGCGGACACCTGGACGAACTGGCCTTCCACACCCGTGCCGCCCTGCGCAACGGCCTCACCCCGGACGAGATCAAGGAGGTCCTCCTCCAGGCCGCCGTCTACTGCGGGGTGCCGGCCGCGAACAGCGCCTTCCGGGTGGCCCAGCAGGTCATCCGTGAGGAGACCACCCCCGACGAGTGA
- a CDS encoding MBL fold metallo-hydrolase — protein MKLTKKSHACVRLEKDGRTLVIDPGGFSEQDAAAGADAVLVTHEHADHFDEGRLRAALEGNPAAEIWTLRSVAEKVSAAFPGRVHTVGHGDTFTAAGFDVQVHGELHAVIHPDIPRITNVGYLVDAGRVFHPGDALTVPDHAVETLMLPVMAPWSKISEVIDYVREVKPQRAYDIHDALLTDLARPIYDRQIGALGGAEHLRLAPGASADV, from the coding sequence ATGAAGCTCACGAAGAAGTCGCACGCCTGCGTCCGTCTGGAGAAGGACGGACGCACGCTCGTCATCGACCCGGGCGGGTTCAGCGAGCAGGACGCCGCGGCCGGCGCGGACGCCGTCCTGGTCACGCACGAGCACGCCGACCACTTCGACGAGGGACGGCTGCGGGCGGCCCTGGAGGGCAACCCGGCCGCCGAGATCTGGACGCTGCGCTCCGTCGCCGAGAAGGTCTCCGCCGCCTTCCCCGGCCGGGTGCACACCGTCGGCCACGGCGACACGTTCACCGCCGCGGGCTTCGACGTCCAGGTCCACGGCGAACTGCACGCCGTGATCCATCCGGACATCCCCCGCATCACCAACGTCGGCTACCTCGTCGACGCCGGCCGCGTCTTCCACCCCGGCGACGCCCTCACCGTCCCCGACCACGCCGTCGAGACGCTGATGCTGCCCGTCATGGCCCCCTGGAGCAAGATCTCCGAGGTCATCGACTACGTCCGCGAGGTGAAGCCGCAGCGCGCGTACGACATCCACGACGCCCTCCTCACCGACCTCGCCCGCCCCATCTACGACCGCCAGATCGGCGCCCTGGGCGGCGCGGAGCACCTGCGCCTGGCCCCCGGCGCCTCGGCGGACGTCTGA
- a CDS encoding exodeoxyribonuclease III, producing MRIATWNVNSITARLPRLLAWLESSGTDVLCLQEAKIAEDGFPLDALREAGYEAAVHATGRWNGVAVISRVGIEDVVKGLPGDPGYDGSVEPRAISATCGPVRVWSVYVPNGREVDHPHYAYKLQWFEALKAAVAGDAAGSRPFAVMGDYNVAPTDDDVYDVAAFEGLTHVTPAERAALASLREAGLSDVVPRPLKYDHPFTYWDYRQLCFPKNRGMRIDLVYGNEAFAKSVTDSYVDREERKGKGASDHAPVVVDLEV from the coding sequence ATGCGCATCGCGACCTGGAACGTGAACTCGATCACCGCCCGCCTCCCGAGGCTTCTGGCCTGGCTGGAGAGCAGCGGCACGGACGTGCTCTGCCTCCAGGAGGCCAAGATCGCCGAGGACGGCTTCCCGCTCGACGCCCTGCGCGAGGCGGGCTACGAGGCGGCCGTGCACGCCACGGGGCGGTGGAACGGCGTGGCGGTGATCTCGCGCGTCGGCATCGAGGACGTGGTCAAGGGCCTGCCGGGCGACCCCGGGTACGACGGCTCGGTGGAGCCCCGCGCGATCTCCGCGACCTGCGGCCCGGTCCGCGTCTGGTCGGTGTACGTGCCGAACGGCCGCGAGGTCGACCACCCGCACTACGCCTACAAGCTCCAGTGGTTCGAGGCCCTCAAGGCCGCCGTTGCCGGTGACGCCGCGGGCAGCCGCCCCTTCGCGGTGATGGGTGACTACAACGTGGCGCCGACGGACGACGACGTGTACGACGTCGCCGCCTTCGAGGGCCTCACCCATGTCACCCCCGCCGAGCGCGCCGCCCTCGCCTCCCTCCGCGAGGCGGGCCTGAGCGACGTCGTCCCCCGCCCCCTGAAGTACGACCACCCCTTCACGTACTGGGACTACCGCCAGCTCTGCTTCCCCAAGAACCGGGGCATGCGCATCGACCTGGTGTACGGCAACGAGGCGTTCGCGAAGTCCGTGACCGACTCGTACGTGGACCGCGAGGAGCGCAAGGGCAAGGGCGCCTCGGACCACGCGCCGGTCGTGGTGGACCTGGAGGTGTAG
- a CDS encoding SGNH/GDSL hydrolase family protein has product MIISEREGSRVRPRVWGTACVLALLATAAPVATARAADAEGGEPAPLERLFDNRAVSDDARPAEADFDGRGGSLSAADLTAAGWTPGRALTVQGARLTWPRRTAGEPDNVRAAGQSVRVRGRGDALAFLVTATGGTEATGTGTVRYANGARTSYRLTAPDWRTGPLATKAVALPHINTPGGQLAEKARLYVVTVAVGRGREVASVTLPRNGDLHVFALSVRPESRGWTGGWAASTSGYTAVGPWTDRTLRLVVHTSAGGPRVRIRLDNTFASAPVRVGSATVALRAEGAAARGTPVALSFGGAAGTRIPAGAQAFSDPLGFEVPPDTDLLVSFHLPDTVTAAPVHRLAQQTSYLSGPGDHAGETSAAAYTSTVTTWPLLTGVDVGGGPGSVVLLGDSITDGEKVTVGANRRWPDVLAGRLRDQDEVPRYGVLNQGISANRVVTDRYPGDAVSTDTGGVSALHRLDRDVLAQTSARTVVVFQGVNDVRWGTTAGEVVAGLREIVARGHARGLRVLVATIAPCEGEARCTAAADAERVAVNAWIRGDEDSDGVLDFDAVLRDPEHPARLLPAYDSGDHLHPNEAGLAALAGSVDLTLL; this is encoded by the coding sequence ATGATCATCAGCGAACGGGAGGGGTCCCGCGTGCGCCCACGCGTCTGGGGAACGGCCTGCGTACTGGCACTCCTGGCGACGGCCGCGCCGGTCGCCACGGCCCGCGCCGCCGACGCCGAAGGGGGCGAACCGGCGCCGCTGGAACGTCTCTTCGACAACCGGGCGGTCAGCGACGACGCGCGGCCCGCCGAGGCCGACTTCGACGGACGCGGCGGTTCCCTCTCGGCCGCCGACCTGACGGCCGCCGGATGGACGCCGGGGCGCGCGCTGACCGTGCAGGGCGCGCGTCTGACCTGGCCGCGCCGCACGGCGGGCGAGCCCGACAACGTACGCGCCGCCGGCCAGTCGGTCCGCGTACGGGGCCGGGGCGACGCCCTCGCCTTCCTCGTCACCGCCACGGGCGGCACCGAGGCGACCGGCACCGGGACGGTCCGGTACGCGAACGGCGCCCGCACCTCGTACCGCCTCACCGCGCCCGACTGGCGCACCGGCCCGCTCGCCACCAAGGCCGTCGCGCTGCCCCACATCAACACCCCCGGCGGTCAACTCGCCGAGAAGGCACGGCTGTACGTCGTCACGGTGGCGGTCGGGCGGGGCCGCGAGGTCGCTTCCGTCACCCTGCCGCGCAACGGCGACCTGCATGTGTTCGCCCTCTCCGTCCGCCCCGAGTCGCGCGGCTGGACCGGCGGTTGGGCCGCGTCCACCTCCGGCTACACGGCCGTCGGCCCCTGGACCGACCGGACGCTGCGGCTGGTCGTGCACACCTCGGCGGGCGGGCCCCGGGTGCGGATCCGGCTCGACAACACCTTCGCGTCGGCGCCGGTACGGGTGGGGAGCGCGACGGTGGCGTTGCGGGCGGAGGGCGCCGCCGCGCGCGGCACGCCGGTGGCGCTGTCGTTCGGGGGCGCGGCGGGCACCCGGATCCCGGCGGGGGCACAGGCGTTCAGCGACCCGCTGGGCTTCGAGGTGCCCCCGGACACCGACCTCCTGGTGAGCTTCCATCTGCCGGACACGGTGACGGCCGCGCCCGTGCACCGGCTCGCCCAGCAGACGTCGTACCTGAGCGGGCCGGGCGACCACGCGGGCGAGACCTCGGCGGCGGCGTACACCTCGACGGTGACCACCTGGCCGCTGCTGACCGGGGTGGACGTGGGCGGCGGCCCGGGCTCGGTGGTCCTGCTCGGGGACTCGATCACCGACGGCGAGAAGGTGACGGTCGGCGCCAACCGGCGGTGGCCGGACGTGCTGGCAGGGCGGCTGCGGGACCAGGACGAGGTCCCGCGCTACGGCGTCCTCAACCAGGGGATCTCGGCGAACCGCGTGGTCACCGACCGCTACCCGGGCGACGCCGTCTCCACCGACACGGGCGGCGTGAGCGCCCTGCACCGCCTCGACCGGGACGTCCTCGCCCAGACCTCCGCCCGTACCGTCGTCGTCTTCCAGGGCGTCAACGACGTCCGCTGGGGCACGACGGCCGGCGAGGTCGTCGCCGGGCTGCGGGAGATCGTGGCCCGGGGGCACGCGCGGGGCCTGCGCGTGCTGGTGGCGACGATCGCGCCGTGCGAGGGAGAGGCCCGCTGCACGGCCGCCGCGGACGCCGAACGTGTCGCGGTGAACGCGTGGATCCGGGGCGACGAGGACTCCGACGGCGTCCTCGACTTCGACGCGGTGCTGCGCGACCCCGAACACCCGGCCAGGCTGCTCCCCGCGTACGACAGCGGGGACCATCTGCATCCGAACGAGGCGGGGCTGGCGGCGCTGGCCGGGTCGGTGGACCTCACGCTCCTGTGA
- a CDS encoding DUF6278 family protein translates to MNISFLGNWRKRRGPAFGVAVFTGDGDDDGHEGLGELLAECELLRAQAAQAGVRLDDSASSLEALDQLVPRWRDDEETAAWLGNDAGLYLGTVVVRTVPGARWEIWRNGQPVVRLASGREIDVVAAGQEWAASGAPELSQLYAEVAES, encoded by the coding sequence ATGAACATCTCTTTCCTGGGCAACTGGCGCAAGAGGCGTGGTCCCGCCTTCGGGGTCGCGGTGTTCACCGGCGACGGTGACGACGACGGTCACGAAGGCCTCGGCGAACTCCTCGCCGAATGCGAACTGCTGCGTGCTCAGGCCGCCCAGGCAGGTGTGCGACTGGACGATTCCGCGTCCTCGTTGGAAGCCCTCGACCAGCTCGTCCCGCGCTGGCGCGACGACGAGGAGACCGCGGCCTGGCTCGGCAACGACGCCGGGCTCTATCTGGGCACGGTCGTCGTACGGACCGTCCCCGGCGCCCGCTGGGAGATCTGGCGAAACGGGCAGCCCGTGGTGCGGCTGGCGTCCGGCCGTGAGATCGACGTGGTCGCGGCCGGCCAGGAGTGGGCCGCGAGCGGCGCGCCGGAACTCTCCCAGCTGTACGCCGAGGTCGCGGAGAGCTGA
- a CDS encoding amino acid ABC transporter ATP-binding protein, translating to MAVDPLIEMRDVNKYFGELHVLQDIDLTVGKGEVVVVIGPSGSGKSTLCRAINRLEPIRSGTILLDGQPLPDEGKALAALRADVGMVFQSFNLFAHKTVLQNVSLGQVKVRKKKKEDADRRSRQLLDRVGLADQADKYPAQLSGGQQQRVAIARALAMDPKALLFDEPTSALDPEMINEVLEVMQQLAREGMTMVVVTHEMGFARSAANRVVFMADGRIVEDRAPDAFFTDPESDRAKDFLSKILKH from the coding sequence ATGGCGGTCGATCCGCTGATCGAGATGCGCGACGTGAACAAGTACTTCGGCGAGCTGCATGTCCTCCAGGACATCGACCTCACCGTCGGCAAGGGGGAGGTGGTCGTGGTCATCGGCCCGTCGGGGTCGGGGAAGTCGACGCTGTGCAGGGCGATCAACCGGCTGGAGCCCATTCGTTCCGGCACCATCCTGCTCGACGGGCAGCCGCTGCCGGACGAGGGCAAGGCCCTCGCGGCGCTGCGCGCGGACGTCGGCATGGTCTTCCAGTCCTTCAACCTCTTCGCGCACAAGACGGTCCTGCAGAACGTGTCGCTCGGTCAGGTCAAGGTCCGCAAGAAGAAGAAGGAGGACGCCGACCGACGCTCCCGCCAACTCCTCGACCGGGTGGGCCTCGCCGACCAGGCGGACAAGTACCCGGCGCAGCTCTCCGGCGGCCAGCAGCAGCGCGTGGCCATCGCCCGCGCCCTGGCGATGGATCCCAAGGCCCTCCTGTTCGACGAGCCGACGTCGGCCCTCGACCCGGAGATGATCAACGAAGTCCTGGAGGTCATGCAGCAGTTGGCGCGCGAGGGCATGACCATGGTCGTCGTCACCCACGAGATGGGCTTCGCCCGCTCCGCCGCCAACCGTGTCGTCTTCATGGCGGACGGCCGCATCGTCGAGGACCGCGCTCCGGACGCGTTCTTCACGGACCCGGAGAGCGACCGCGCCAAGGACTTTCTCTCCAAGATCCTCAAGCACTGA
- a CDS encoding alpha/beta fold hydrolase, with protein MRHQHGTTSRTARALRTSAAGAVSATLIAGTALGLAPAAQAASGSTAAPTTRFVDIAGDGGTVLKANVVAPADTSRAYPLLVLPTSWGLPQIEYLAQARKLADAGYVVVSYNVRGFWESGGYIEVAGPPDTADASKVIDWALANTPADAAHIGMAGLSYGAGISLLTAAHDKRVKAVAALSGWADLIDSIYGGRTQHLQAGALLDGAGRITGRQGPEIQQIFKNFYASDLTTEAEMIAWGKKRSPETYLDQLNTNGTAVMLANAWGDSVFPPNQYADFYEKLTGPKRLELRPGDHATTELTGLFGLPNDVWTDTQRWFDRYLKGTDNGIDRERPVRLKSRTGGAFEGYPDWKSVTASRQKIALTSGTTIRANVDSGANGGIVFLSSILDQVTQLPPVASIPLLPRRWAAVWQSEKYATAQAVRGTAKLHTTVTPTKESGTLVAYLYDVGPLGLGKLVSHAPYTFHGETPGESFGLDLELLSTAYDVPAGHRLALVVDTVDPLYIEHNPTGAQLTFSSPPNDPSYVSIPLREQ; from the coding sequence ATGAGACACCAGCACGGCACCACCTCGCGTACGGCCAGGGCGCTGCGGACGAGCGCCGCGGGCGCCGTCTCGGCCACCCTGATCGCCGGTACGGCCCTCGGTCTCGCCCCCGCCGCCCAGGCGGCGTCCGGCTCCACCGCCGCCCCCACCACCCGCTTCGTGGACATCGCGGGCGACGGCGGCACGGTCCTCAAGGCCAATGTCGTCGCACCCGCCGACACCTCGCGCGCCTACCCGCTCCTCGTGCTGCCCACGAGCTGGGGCCTCCCGCAGATCGAGTACCTGGCCCAGGCACGGAAACTGGCCGACGCCGGTTATGTCGTGGTCAGTTACAACGTCCGCGGCTTCTGGGAGTCCGGCGGGTACATAGAGGTCGCCGGCCCACCCGACACGGCCGACGCCTCCAAGGTGATCGACTGGGCCCTCGCCAACACCCCGGCCGACGCCGCGCACATCGGCATGGCGGGGCTGAGTTACGGGGCGGGCATCAGCCTGCTCACCGCCGCGCACGACAAGCGCGTCAAGGCGGTCGCCGCGCTCAGCGGCTGGGCGGACCTGATCGACTCGATCTACGGCGGGCGCACCCAGCACCTCCAGGCCGGCGCCCTGCTGGACGGCGCCGGACGGATCACCGGCCGCCAGGGCCCCGAGATCCAGCAGATCTTCAAGAACTTCTACGCCTCCGACCTGACGACGGAGGCGGAGATGATCGCCTGGGGGAAGAAACGTTCCCCCGAGACCTATCTGGACCAGCTCAACACCAACGGCACGGCCGTCATGCTCGCCAACGCCTGGGGCGACTCCGTCTTCCCGCCCAACCAGTACGCCGACTTCTACGAGAAGCTCACCGGCCCCAAGCGGCTGGAGCTGCGTCCCGGCGACCACGCGACCACGGAGCTGACCGGTCTGTTCGGGCTGCCGAACGACGTGTGGACGGACACGCAGCGCTGGTTCGACCGCTATCTCAAGGGCACCGACAACGGCATCGACCGCGAGCGGCCCGTCCGCCTCAAGTCCCGTACGGGCGGCGCCTTCGAGGGCTATCCCGACTGGAAGTCGGTCACCGCGTCCCGCCAGAAGATCGCCCTGACGAGCGGCACCACGATCCGCGCGAACGTCGACTCGGGCGCGAACGGCGGGATCGTCTTCCTGTCCAGCATCCTGGACCAGGTGACGCAACTCCCGCCCGTGGCCTCGATCCCGCTGCTGCCGCGCCGCTGGGCGGCCGTGTGGCAGTCGGAGAAGTACGCGACGGCGCAGGCCGTGCGCGGCACCGCGAAGCTGCACACCACGGTGACCCCCACCAAGGAGAGCGGCACCCTCGTCGCCTATCTGTACGACGTGGGCCCGCTCGGCCTCGGCAAGCTGGTCAGCCACGCGCCGTACACCTTCCACGGTGAGACGCCCGGCGAGTCCTTCGGCCTGGACCTGGAGTTGCTCTCCACGGCCTACGACGTTCCGGCGGGCCACCGTCTCGCCCTGGTCGTCGACACCGTCGACCCGCTCTACATCGAGCACAACCCGACCGGCGCGCAGCTGACCTTCTCCTCGCCGCCGAACGACCCGTCGTACGTGTCGATCCCGCTGCGCGAGCAGTGA